One region of Cobetia sp. cqz5-12 genomic DNA includes:
- the ispH gene encoding 4-hydroxy-3-methylbut-2-enyl diphosphate reductase: MQIKLANPRGFCAGVDRAIDIVNGALDVFGPPIYVRHEVVHNRFVVDSLKERGAIFVEELHEVPDDVIVIFSAHGVSRAVQEEAERRNLKVFDATCPLVTKVHMEVLRYARKGQDCVLIGHEGHPEVEGTMGRYDTSRGGTIHLVEDESDVARLEVKDPEQLAFVTQTTLSMDDTARVIDALRERFPAIQGPRKDDICYATQNRQDAVRMLAEACDVVLVVGSPNSSNSNRLRELAERMQTPAWLIDDAEQIEAAWLEGIGSIGITAGASAPEVLVQGVIDRLMALGASAPEELEGQEENIVFSMPKELKERLIASDQIREL; the protein is encoded by the coding sequence ATGCAGATCAAGCTGGCCAACCCGCGCGGTTTCTGCGCCGGAGTGGATCGCGCCATCGATATCGTCAACGGGGCGCTCGACGTGTTCGGGCCGCCGATCTACGTGCGTCACGAGGTGGTGCACAACCGTTTCGTGGTCGACTCCCTCAAGGAGCGCGGCGCCATCTTCGTCGAGGAACTGCACGAAGTGCCGGATGACGTCATCGTCATCTTCTCGGCGCACGGTGTCTCGCGTGCCGTGCAGGAAGAGGCCGAGCGTCGCAACCTCAAGGTCTTCGATGCCACCTGTCCGCTGGTGACCAAGGTGCACATGGAAGTCCTGCGCTATGCGCGCAAGGGCCAGGATTGCGTGCTGATCGGTCATGAGGGCCACCCGGAGGTCGAGGGCACCATGGGCCGCTATGACACTTCCAGGGGTGGCACCATCCATCTGGTGGAAGACGAGTCCGATGTGGCGCGTCTGGAGGTCAAGGACCCGGAGCAGCTGGCCTTCGTCACCCAGACCACGCTCTCGATGGATGATACGGCGCGGGTGATCGACGCGCTGCGCGAACGCTTCCCGGCGATTCAGGGCCCGCGCAAGGATGACATCTGCTACGCGACCCAGAATCGTCAGGACGCCGTGCGCATGCTGGCGGAAGCCTGCGATGTGGTGCTGGTGGTCGGCAGCCCCAACAGCTCCAACTCCAATCGCCTGCGCGAACTGGCCGAGCGCATGCAGACCCCGGCCTGGTTGATCGATGATGCCGAGCAGATCGAGGCCGCCTGGCTCGAGGGTATCGGCAGTATCGGTATCACCGCAGGGGCCAGTGCACCCGAAGTGCTGGTGCAGGGTGTGATCGATCGTCTGATGGCGCTGGGAGCCTCGGCACCCGAGGAGCTCGAGGGTCAGGAGGAAAACATCGTCTTCTCCATGCCCAAGGAGCTCAAGGAGCGCTTGATCGCCTCGGATCAGATTCGCGAGCTGTAA
- a CDS encoding GspH/FimT family pseudopilin produces the protein MRQSRGFTLIELVVTVAIIAIIATWAVPAWQGLVQRSQVESDVRALTHALGMARSTATTRGVDVSVCPYAPSVATPDPTTCDDDWANGWVVYVGSTSNFTLDDRLWIHQDSNAVAQSGGASRITYNDRGTLTSGNSTLVFCAASNATSVVVAPSGRVRLESGGDCS, from the coding sequence ATGCGCCAATCCCGTGGTTTCACCCTGATCGAGCTGGTCGTGACAGTGGCGATCATTGCCATCATCGCGACCTGGGCGGTGCCGGCCTGGCAAGGTCTGGTGCAGCGCTCTCAGGTGGAGTCCGATGTGCGTGCCCTGACCCATGCGCTCGGCATGGCGCGCAGCACCGCCACCACGCGCGGTGTGGATGTGAGTGTCTGTCCCTATGCGCCGAGTGTTGCCACCCCCGATCCCACGACTTGCGACGACGATTGGGCGAATGGCTGGGTCGTCTATGTCGGGAGTACTTCCAACTTCACCCTCGACGACCGCCTGTGGATCCATCAGGACAGCAATGCGGTTGCCCAGTCGGGTGGTGCCTCCAGGATCACCTATAACGATCGCGGCACGCTGACTAGTGGCAACAGTACGCTGGTGTTCTGTGCGGCATCCAATGCGACCTCTGTGGTAGTGGCGCCTTCAGGCCGTGTTCGTCTTGAATCAGGAGGGGACTGCTCATGA
- the lspA gene encoding signal peptidase II, whose translation MTSSSQGPATNTPSAGSEPMRSPLRWLWLSLVIVVLDLATKWLASSSLVYGQANEVLPIFNLTLLHNTGAAFSFLAGHDGWQRWLFAGIAVVAAIGLSIWLARLKRHETFTALGIALVLGGALGNLYDRVVHGFVVDFLSFHWGNAFFPAFNVADVAISLGAVALILESFRGRSE comes from the coding sequence ATGACGTCTTCTTCACAAGGCCCCGCGACGAATACCCCCTCGGCCGGTAGTGAGCCGATGCGCTCGCCGCTGCGCTGGCTGTGGCTGTCGCTGGTGATCGTGGTGCTGGACCTGGCCACCAAGTGGCTGGCCAGCAGTTCGCTGGTCTATGGTCAGGCCAACGAAGTGCTGCCGATCTTCAATCTGACGCTGCTCCACAACACCGGCGCGGCGTTCAGCTTTCTGGCCGGCCATGATGGCTGGCAGCGCTGGTTGTTTGCGGGCATCGCGGTGGTGGCAGCCATCGGCCTGAGCATCTGGCTTGCGCGCCTCAAGCGTCACGAGACCTTCACCGCGCTGGGCATCGCGCTGGTGCTGGGGGGCGCGCTTGGCAATCTCTATGATCGTGTCGTGCATGGCTTCGTGGTGGACTTCCTGTCCTTCCACTGGGGCAATGCCTTCTTCCCGGCCTTCAATGTGGCGGACGTCGCCATCAGCCTGGGAGCCGTGGCACTGATTCTTGAATCTTTCCGTGGCCGCTCCGAATGA
- a CDS encoding type IV pilin protein, with the protein MPRLLSVTGVSSAVARREPKPGRGASGRRRAQGFTLIEMMMVVAIIGILAAVAIPSYLGYVERSWRSHAQQALGQQARQLHGFYYQNFSEAPVGDDDQPTDGVSRIEDSGGNLRYLITYRSLSASAFVLQATPQGAQLNDDCGVLWMDQDMNTGAEGGGRCW; encoded by the coding sequence ATGCCGCGACTGTTGTCGGTCACCGGTGTCAGCAGTGCAGTTGCACGCCGTGAGCCGAAACCGGGGCGCGGGGCATCTGGCAGACGTCGGGCTCAGGGCTTCACCTTGATCGAGATGATGATGGTGGTCGCGATCATCGGCATTCTGGCGGCGGTCGCCATACCCTCCTATCTGGGTTATGTGGAGCGCAGCTGGCGCTCCCATGCCCAGCAGGCGCTGGGGCAGCAGGCCAGACAGCTGCATGGCTTCTACTATCAGAATTTCTCCGAGGCACCCGTGGGGGATGATGACCAGCCGACGGATGGCGTCAGCCGTATAGAGGACAGCGGTGGCAATCTTCGCTACCTGATCACGTATCGCAGTCTGTCTGCCTCGGCCTTCGTCCTGCAGGCGACGCCTCAAGGGGCACAACTCAATGATGACTGCGGCGTGCTGTGGATGGATCAGGACATGAATACCGGTGCCGAAGGAGGAGGCCGGTGCTGGTGA
- the fkpB gene encoding FKBP-type peptidyl-prolyl cis-trans isomerase translates to MSEHRIADNMEVSLHFRLRLEDGTEVDSTFDKTPATFQVGDGNLPPGFERSIMGMAAGETGSFTITPEHAFGQHNPQNVQTVARKSFDDEIEVGMVMSFAEPSGSELPGIIREIDERDVKVDFNHPLAGRTLTFEVEVLSVAPATTH, encoded by the coding sequence ATGAGCGAGCATCGTATCGCCGATAACATGGAGGTCAGCCTCCATTTCCGTCTGCGTCTGGAAGACGGCACCGAGGTGGACTCCACCTTCGACAAGACACCGGCCACCTTCCAGGTGGGTGACGGCAATCTGCCGCCGGGCTTCGAGCGTTCGATCATGGGCATGGCGGCGGGCGAGACCGGCAGCTTCACGATCACGCCGGAGCATGCCTTTGGTCAGCACAATCCGCAGAACGTGCAGACCGTGGCACGCAAGAGCTTCGATGACGAGATCGAGGTCGGCATGGTGATGTCCTTCGCTGAGCCGTCGGGTTCGGAGCTGCCGGGCATCATCCGCGAGATCGATGAGCGTGACGTCAAGGTCGACTTCAATCACCCACTGGCCGGGCGTACTCTGACCTTCGAGGTCGAGGTACTGTCAGTCGCCCCCGCGACCACGCACTGA